In a single window of the Caulobacter soli genome:
- a CDS encoding aspartate aminotransferase family protein, translating into MYDAEHPVLDEATLRALEAQYCSYGDTVHYLPEPKFFDGCEGSFMYDAQGRQFLDLQMWYSAVNFGYRNPRLNAVAHRQLDTLPQVASQYLHREKVELAAMIAQDAEKKWGRKGRVHFNVGGAQAVEDSLKLVRNASGGKQLMFAFEGGYHGRTLGASAITSSYRYRRRFGHFSDRAQFIEFPYHFRGPKGMSKEEYGHYCVQKFARLFETEYNGVLDTKTGQAEYAAFYIEPIQGTGGYVIPPPNFFIELKKILDQHGILLVVDEIQMGMWRTGKLWSIEHFGVQPDVLVFGKALTNGLNPLSGVWAREELINPEVFPPGSTHSTFNSNPMGTAVALETLRMTHEVDYGAQVLEKGAYFLEGLKALQKRWPQIGDVDGLGLALRAEICEADGFTPNKALLNRMEAEGMKGDIEIDGKRYGLILDVGGYYKNVITLAPSLEISKDEIDLALKLLDAVLRRCVD; encoded by the coding sequence ATGTACGACGCTGAACATCCCGTCCTCGACGAAGCGACCCTGCGCGCGCTCGAGGCCCAGTATTGCTCCTACGGCGACACCGTCCACTATCTGCCCGAACCGAAGTTCTTCGACGGCTGCGAAGGCTCGTTCATGTACGACGCCCAGGGACGCCAGTTCCTGGATCTGCAGATGTGGTACTCGGCCGTCAATTTCGGCTATCGCAACCCTCGCCTGAACGCCGTCGCCCACCGCCAGCTCGATACCCTGCCGCAGGTGGCCAGCCAGTACCTGCACCGCGAGAAGGTCGAGCTGGCGGCGATGATCGCCCAGGACGCCGAGAAGAAGTGGGGCCGCAAGGGTCGCGTCCACTTCAACGTCGGCGGCGCCCAGGCAGTCGAGGACTCGCTGAAGCTGGTCCGTAACGCCTCGGGCGGCAAGCAACTGATGTTCGCCTTCGAGGGCGGCTATCACGGTCGCACCCTGGGCGCTTCGGCGATCACCTCGTCCTATCGCTATCGCCGCCGCTTTGGTCACTTCAGCGACCGGGCGCAGTTCATTGAATTCCCGTACCATTTCCGTGGCCCCAAGGGCATGAGCAAGGAAGAGTACGGCCACTACTGCGTGCAGAAGTTCGCGCGCCTGTTCGAGACCGAATACAACGGCGTGCTCGACACCAAGACCGGCCAGGCCGAATACGCCGCCTTCTATATCGAGCCCATCCAGGGCACCGGCGGTTACGTGATCCCGCCGCCCAACTTCTTCATCGAGCTGAAGAAGATCCTCGACCAGCACGGCATTCTGCTGGTGGTCGACGAGATCCAGATGGGCATGTGGCGGACTGGAAAGCTGTGGTCGATCGAGCACTTCGGCGTGCAACCTGATGTTCTGGTGTTCGGCAAGGCCCTGACCAACGGCCTCAACCCGCTGTCGGGCGTGTGGGCGCGCGAGGAACTGATCAACCCGGAAGTCTTCCCGCCCGGCTCGACCCATTCGACCTTCAACTCCAACCCGATGGGCACGGCCGTGGCGCTGGAGACCCTGCGCATGACGCACGAGGTCGACTACGGCGCCCAGGTGCTGGAGAAGGGCGCCTATTTCCTGGAGGGCCTGAAGGCGCTCCAGAAGCGCTGGCCGCAGATCGGCGATGTCGATGGCCTGGGTCTGGCCCTGCGCGCCGAGATCTGCGAGGCCGACGGCTTCACTCCCAACAAGGCCCTGCTGAACCGCATGGAAGCCGAGGGAATGAAGGGCGACATCGAGATCGACGGCAAGCGCTACGGCCTGATCCTCGACGTGGGCGGCTACTACAAGAACGTCATCACGCTGGCCCCCTCGCTGGAGATCAGCAAGGACGAGATCGACCTGGCGCTGAAGCTGCTCGACGCCGTGCTGCGTCGCTGCGTCGACTGA
- a CDS encoding EamA family transporter — protein sequence MTAVIPKPRRRLAPMVLFAILPLLTLGYQIAAKASAAHLAEMHFDAAWLVAAARLPSVQILLVCEVASFVAWMTVLSEMPLSAAFPLSAVSYVLIIAASALVFHEPVGLLQVVGSLAILAGVWLIGRGGRETPPGPVA from the coding sequence ATGACCGCCGTCATCCCCAAGCCTCGTCGTCGCCTGGCGCCCATGGTGCTGTTCGCCATCCTGCCGCTGCTGACCCTGGGTTACCAGATCGCGGCCAAGGCCTCGGCCGCCCATCTGGCCGAGATGCATTTCGACGCCGCCTGGCTGGTGGCGGCCGCTCGCCTGCCCAGCGTGCAGATCCTGCTGGTCTGCGAAGTCGCCAGCTTCGTGGCCTGGATGACGGTTCTGTCAGAGATGCCCCTGAGCGCGGCCTTCCCGTTGTCGGCGGTCAGCTATGTGCTGATCATCGCCGCCAGCGCCCTGGTCTTCCACGAGCCCGTGGGCCTGCTGCAGGTCGTCGGCAGCCTGGCCATCCTGGCCGGCGTCTGGCTGATCGGGCGGGGCGGACGCGAGACGCCTCCGGGACCTGTCGCATGA
- a CDS encoding MtnX-like HAD-IB family phosphatase, with protein sequence MRIFCDFDGTIAKVDTTDLVLTRLADPAWEDLEERWTRGEITAAECMRGQVALIGGDDAALDAVLDSVELADGFSEFVAWCRANAVPLTVVSDGVDHFIARILDRHGLGHLPVIANHLVGNAELGRRLEQPWSRAGCAAGSGVCKCQVATKSAEASQGRVNDPGDLMVFIGDGRSDFCVSNRADLLFARDKLAAYARSRAVPHHAFSDFHTITTTLAAAHGRLARRAAI encoded by the coding sequence ATGCGGATATTTTGCGATTTCGACGGGACGATAGCCAAGGTCGACACCACCGACCTGGTCCTGACCCGTCTGGCCGACCCGGCTTGGGAAGACCTGGAGGAGCGCTGGACCCGGGGCGAGATCACCGCCGCCGAGTGCATGCGAGGCCAGGTCGCCTTGATCGGCGGCGACGACGCGGCGCTGGACGCGGTGCTGGACAGCGTCGAGCTGGCCGACGGCTTTTCCGAGTTCGTCGCCTGGTGTCGCGCCAACGCGGTGCCCTTGACGGTCGTCAGCGACGGGGTCGACCACTTCATCGCCCGCATCCTGGATCGGCACGGGCTGGGTCACCTGCCGGTGATCGCCAACCACCTGGTCGGCAACGCCGAACTGGGGCGCCGGCTGGAGCAACCCTGGTCGCGCGCCGGCTGCGCGGCGGGCTCCGGCGTGTGCAAATGCCAGGTGGCCACCAAGTCCGCGGAAGCCTCCCAAGGGCGCGTCAACGACCCTGGCGACCTGATGGTCTTCATCGGTGACGGCCGCTCGGACTTCTGCGTCTCCAACCGCGCCGACCTGCTGTTCGCTCGCGACAAGCTGGCGGCCTACGCCCGCTCGCGGGCCGTGCCGCACCACGCGTTTTCCGACTTTCACACCATCACGACGACGCTCGCGGCCGCCCACGGCCGCCTGGCGCGTCGCGCCGCCATCTGA
- a CDS encoding GNAT family N-acetyltransferase produces the protein MFETRVLTTLDDLPRGQWDALFGDALEGFDYLRAIESAGLAGFAWRYVLAHRDGRLVGAAPAFITDYRLETTFEGPGRRIAEQVRRLAPGVMTPKLACLGSPCAETATVGFAPELPEAERPAVLAALMRAFEGEAARSGCVLTGVKDADHDQGDLWSRAAAAAGYSPVPGQAIADLPVDFSSIETYLAGLSSGVRRDMRRKLRARSAVRVELRSELGADLPRAMALYHQTLARASAQLETLTPAFFTEVAARLSGRAVFALYYVGDDLLAFNLLLEDGEVLLDKFFCMEAERGRAHNLYFLSWFYNLERCLERGLKRYRSGQANLGDKVRLGSRLTPSTMYFRHRNGLLNGALRALAPMVMGDPTEGLAA, from the coding sequence ATGTTTGAGACCCGGGTCCTGACCACGCTCGATGACCTGCCGCGCGGCCAGTGGGACGCCTTGTTCGGCGACGCCTTGGAAGGGTTCGACTATCTGCGCGCCATCGAGAGCGCTGGGCTGGCCGGCTTCGCCTGGCGCTATGTGCTGGCGCATCGCGACGGCCGCCTGGTCGGCGCGGCGCCGGCCTTCATCACCGACTATCGCCTTGAGACCACGTTCGAAGGCCCCGGCCGCCGGATCGCCGAGCAGGTTCGCCGCCTGGCGCCGGGCGTGATGACGCCCAAGCTGGCCTGTCTGGGCTCGCCCTGCGCCGAGACCGCCACGGTCGGCTTCGCGCCCGAGCTGCCGGAGGCGGAGCGTCCTGCCGTCCTGGCCGCTCTGATGCGGGCCTTCGAAGGCGAGGCGGCGCGGTCAGGCTGCGTCCTGACCGGGGTGAAAGACGCCGACCACGACCAAGGCGACCTGTGGTCGCGAGCGGCGGCCGCCGCCGGCTACAGCCCCGTGCCAGGCCAGGCGATCGCCGACCTGCCCGTCGATTTCTCGAGCATCGAAACCTACCTCGCGGGCCTTTCGAGCGGCGTGCGGCGCGACATGCGACGCAAGCTGCGCGCGCGGTCGGCCGTGCGCGTGGAACTGCGGTCCGAACTCGGCGCCGATTTGCCCAGAGCCATGGCGCTTTACCACCAGACCCTGGCGCGGGCGTCGGCTCAACTGGAAACCCTGACCCCCGCCTTCTTCACCGAGGTGGCCGCGCGCCTGTCTGGCCGGGCGGTCTTCGCCTTGTATTACGTCGGTGATGACTTGCTAGCCTTCAACCTGCTGCTGGAAGACGGCGAGGTCCTGCTCGACAAGTTCTTCTGCATGGAGGCCGAGCGCGGCCGGGCCCATAATCTCTATTTCCTCAGCTGGTTCTACAATCTCGAACGCTGTTTGGAGCGTGGCCTGAAGCGTTATCGCAGCGGCCAGGCCAATCTCGGCGACAAGGTGCGGCTGGGCAGCCGGCTGACCCCGTCGACGATGTATTTCCGCCATCGCAACGGCCTGCTGAACGGCGCCCTGCGGGCCTTGGCGCCGATGGTGATGGGCGATCCGACCGAGGGGCTGGCCGCATGA
- a CDS encoding fatty acid desaturase family protein: MTPRDFRLPKRAKGLMAWTWWDLIPVAAAVAHLAFVVWIVVGSANRPWWGQLLCGFGYALAISWNVNGVSHNFLHTPYFRSKALNRAFSLLESVAIGFSQTFYTWVHLRHHEGNSDRPGPDGETRDWLSIYRHGKDGQPENVWSYVFLGFFRDSGGSVYQALKARGRDADARWGRIELSAVAAFAIGMAVIDWRAVLFLLPFYYLGECLSQLNGYYEHFNGDPETPIAWGVSSYDPIYNVTWFNNGHHAEHHYRPAVHWTRLPALRRALVEQQQAHGVHVIGPAHALGFLARANRRERAVRP; the protein is encoded by the coding sequence ATGACGCCGCGAGATTTCCGTCTTCCAAAGCGCGCCAAGGGCTTGATGGCCTGGACCTGGTGGGACCTGATCCCGGTCGCCGCCGCCGTGGCGCACCTGGCCTTCGTGGTCTGGATCGTGGTCGGCTCGGCCAACCGGCCCTGGTGGGGACAGCTGTTGTGCGGCTTCGGCTACGCCCTGGCGATCAGCTGGAACGTCAACGGCGTCTCGCACAACTTCCTGCACACCCCGTACTTCCGGTCCAAGGCCCTGAACCGCGCCTTCTCGCTGCTGGAGTCGGTGGCCATCGGCTTTTCCCAGACCTTCTACACCTGGGTTCACCTGCGCCATCACGAGGGCAACAGCGACCGGCCGGGGCCGGACGGCGAGACCCGCGACTGGCTGTCGATCTATCGTCACGGCAAGGACGGGCAGCCCGAGAATGTGTGGTCCTACGTGTTCCTGGGCTTCTTCCGCGACAGCGGCGGCTCGGTCTACCAGGCGCTGAAGGCACGGGGCCGGGACGCCGACGCCCGCTGGGGTCGCATCGAGCTGAGCGCGGTGGCGGCCTTCGCGATCGGCATGGCCGTGATCGACTGGCGCGCGGTGCTGTTCCTGCTGCCGTTCTACTATCTGGGCGAATGCCTGTCGCAGCTGAACGGCTACTATGAGCACTTCAACGGTGACCCCGAAACTCCCATCGCCTGGGGCGTTTCCAGCTACGATCCGATCTACAACGTCACCTGGTTCAACAACGGCCACCACGCCGAGCATCACTACCGCCCGGCGGTGCATTGGACCCGGCTGCCGGCCCTGCGCAGGGCGCTGGTCGAGCAGCAGCAGGCCCACGGCGTCCACGTCATTGGCCCCGCGCACGCCCTCGGCTTTCTGGCCCGCGCCAATCGTCGGGAACGGGCGGTGCGCCCATGA
- a CDS encoding EamA family transporter translates to MSATLTATSGGLLAFCIATEIGRELSFKAASDGADGKPVYLAALAGQPVLWAGIAFWFVEMVAWVLVLETTPLSLAFPIMTLTYAGVPLAGTLILKERLTPIQIAGAALVAAGVTCVGLSGL, encoded by the coding sequence GTGAGCGCGACCCTGACCGCCACCAGCGGAGGTCTGCTGGCCTTTTGCATCGCCACCGAAATCGGCCGCGAGCTGAGCTTCAAGGCCGCCTCCGACGGGGCCGACGGCAAGCCGGTCTATCTGGCGGCGCTGGCCGGCCAGCCCGTGCTGTGGGCCGGGATCGCCTTCTGGTTCGTCGAGATGGTGGCCTGGGTGCTGGTGCTGGAGACCACGCCGCTCAGCCTGGCCTTTCCGATCATGACCCTGACCTACGCCGGCGTGCCCCTGGCCGGGACCCTGATCCTCAAGGAGCGCCTAACCCCCATCCAGATCGCGGGCGCGGCCCTGGTCGCCGCCGGCGTCACCTGCGTGGGGCTGTCGGGCCTGTGA
- a CDS encoding TonB-dependent receptor, protein MRRKSSNERRRARIWPAALMAGLAAGAAHAAHAQGAGASVRLQIPAKPVHAALIDFALQADLSLGGDLEACAGSSPALYGRMTPQMALDRILAHSGCGYSLPDPRTVLIRKASTARPRHAAVAAPPASLGLGEVVVTAQRYPNLPGRTPYAISVVSGSALARETLTSLADLTGQVAGMTVTNLGPGRDKILLRGLSDGAFTGQTQSMVALYLDDVPITYSAPDPDLRLADIERVEVMRGPQGTLYGGGSLGGVLRIATRKPDLDRYQANVLAGLAYTWDAGLGDELEATANLPIVPGRLALRATAYRDTQSGYIANPTLDLKHVNGSRREGARASLRAALSPHWTATLGLTAQSINNNDTQYGLRRLGAHLRDNAVREPHDNDFHHVSLTLAGDGDWGRLTGSVSRLSHQFDSRYDATSAATLYGLPSGPAAFDEEKAIDLTVAEVTYASPSDRRLHGLVGAFGSTGTTQLHSLLHDLKPTGLTSYAEQRRDKINETAVYGEVTFDATSRLSATAGLRWFDFRFDTDSRVTQAAGQRVFSGADDANGLSPKILVSYDARPGLLFYAQAAEGYRPGGYNTAGRIGQTFDIAGSPARRYEADELWNYEVGAKLRGWDERLQARVALFYATWESVQSDQYLADGTAYTANIGNGDNRGVEAEAALRLNDRVDLRAAALLNDPEITRQNLDFSSRHDASLPGVARVSASFGVDYHRPLPRDLILRLQGQATYVGSSYLTFDADNMHEMGEYLGLRGVVSLEAGAWTLAATVDNPFGAHPNSFSFGNPFLITRDQIITPPRPRTLALRLSARF, encoded by the coding sequence ATGCGGCGCAAGTCGTCGAATGAGCGCCGCAGGGCCCGCATCTGGCCCGCGGCGCTGATGGCCGGCCTGGCCGCCGGCGCGGCGCACGCCGCCCACGCCCAAGGCGCGGGGGCCTCGGTGCGTCTGCAGATCCCGGCCAAGCCCGTCCACGCGGCGTTGATCGACTTCGCCCTGCAGGCCGACCTCTCGCTAGGCGGCGATCTGGAGGCCTGCGCCGGGTCGTCCCCCGCCCTCTACGGCCGGATGACGCCGCAGATGGCGCTAGACAGGATCCTGGCCCACAGCGGCTGCGGTTACAGCCTGCCCGATCCACGCACGGTGTTGATCCGCAAGGCCAGCACGGCCCGCCCCCGGCACGCCGCCGTCGCCGCTCCGCCCGCCAGCCTGGGTCTTGGCGAAGTGGTGGTGACGGCCCAGCGCTATCCCAACCTGCCCGGCCGCACGCCCTACGCCATCTCCGTGGTCTCGGGCTCGGCGCTGGCTCGCGAGACCCTGACCAGTCTGGCCGACCTGACCGGCCAGGTCGCCGGCATGACCGTGACCAACCTCGGCCCCGGTCGTGACAAGATCCTGCTTCGCGGCCTGTCGGACGGCGCTTTCACCGGCCAGACCCAGTCGATGGTGGCGCTCTATCTCGACGACGTGCCGATCACCTACAGCGCGCCCGACCCGGACCTGCGTCTGGCCGACATCGAGCGGGTCGAGGTCATGCGAGGCCCCCAAGGAACGCTCTATGGCGGCGGGTCGCTGGGCGGCGTCCTGCGCATCGCCACCCGCAAACCCGACCTGGATCGCTACCAGGCCAATGTCCTGGCCGGCCTGGCCTATACCTGGGACGCCGGGCTGGGCGACGAGTTGGAGGCGACGGCCAACCTGCCAATCGTCCCGGGTCGCTTGGCCCTGCGCGCGACAGCCTATCGCGACACCCAGAGCGGCTACATCGCCAACCCGACACTGGACCTCAAGCACGTGAACGGCTCCCGGCGCGAAGGCGCGCGGGCCAGCTTGCGGGCGGCGCTTTCGCCCCACTGGACGGCCACGCTGGGTCTGACCGCCCAATCGATCAATAACAACGACACCCAGTACGGCCTGCGCCGCCTGGGCGCGCATCTGCGCGACAACGCCGTGCGCGAACCGCACGACAACGATTTCCACCACGTTTCACTGACCCTGGCGGGCGATGGCGACTGGGGACGACTGACCGGCTCGGTGTCGCGCCTCTCGCACCAGTTCGACAGTCGGTACGACGCCACCTCGGCCGCGACGTTGTACGGCTTGCCAAGCGGGCCAGCGGCCTTCGACGAGGAAAAGGCCATCGACCTGACGGTGGCCGAGGTCACCTACGCCAGCCCCAGCGATCGGCGCCTGCATGGCCTGGTCGGCGCGTTCGGTTCGACGGGCACGACGCAACTGCATAGCCTGCTGCACGATCTCAAGCCCACCGGCTTGACCAGCTACGCCGAGCAGAGGCGCGACAAGATCAACGAAACGGCGGTCTACGGCGAGGTCACCTTCGACGCCACGTCGCGGCTGTCCGCGACCGCCGGCCTGCGCTGGTTCGATTTCCGGTTCGACACCGACTCGCGGGTCACCCAGGCCGCAGGGCAGCGGGTGTTCAGCGGCGCGGACGACGCCAACGGCCTGTCGCCGAAGATCCTGGTCAGCTACGACGCGCGGCCCGGGCTGCTGTTCTACGCCCAGGCCGCCGAGGGTTACCGGCCTGGCGGCTACAACACCGCCGGTCGGATCGGCCAGACCTTCGACATCGCCGGCTCTCCGGCCCGTCGTTACGAAGCCGACGAACTGTGGAACTACGAAGTCGGCGCCAAGCTGCGCGGCTGGGACGAGCGCCTGCAGGCGCGGGTCGCCCTTTTCTACGCCACCTGGGAGTCGGTTCAGAGCGACCAGTACCTCGCCGACGGCACGGCCTACACGGCCAATATCGGCAACGGCGACAACCGGGGCGTCGAGGCCGAGGCGGCGCTGCGCCTGAACGACCGGGTCGACCTGCGCGCCGCCGCCCTGCTGAACGATCCCGAGATCACCCGTCAAAATCTCGACTTCAGCTCGCGCCACGACGCCAGCCTGCCGGGGGTGGCGCGAGTCTCGGCCAGCTTCGGCGTCGACTATCACCGCCCCCTGCCCCGCGACCTGATCCTGCGCCTGCAGGGCCAGGCGACCTATGTCGGGTCGTCGTACCTGACCTTCGACGCCGACAACATGCACGAGATGGGTGAGTATCTGGGCCTGCGCGGCGTCGTCAGCCTGGAAGCCGGCGCCTGGACCCTGGCCGCCACGGTGGACAATCCCTTCGGCGCCCATCCCAACAGCTTCTCGTTTGGAAACCCGTTCCTGATCACCCGAGACCAGATCATCACCCCACCCAGGCCGCGAACCCTGGCGCTGCGACTGTCGGCCCGCTTCTAG
- a CDS encoding FecR family protein has translation MTQSVTTDPIQQAASDWFARLQGDAGLEDWTAFQAWLEADPAHAAAYDEVEALWIELEDLPASELPAPAVSAVTADTVVPFARRSKPPARRWVWTGLATAAAAAAVVVAVLPQLTRPTFTDYATQRGETREVALADGSRLTLGGATTLRVRLSRAQRDVTLVDGEASFDVAHLENRPFVVAVADREVRVLGTEFNILSHDDRLAVTVRRGLVSVSGGSDGAVRLAKGQQLIHVGNATTSLVRTTDPDAAFAWKSGKLVYRETPLTEVVADLNRYVATPIRVDPSAASVKVSGVLLVDKEAAMIRRLELFAPIISQQSGGEIVLKAKATRP, from the coding sequence ATGACACAGTCCGTCACCACCGATCCCATCCAGCAAGCGGCGAGCGATTGGTTCGCGCGCCTGCAGGGTGACGCCGGTCTGGAGGACTGGACCGCGTTCCAGGCTTGGCTGGAAGCCGACCCCGCGCACGCGGCCGCCTATGACGAGGTCGAGGCGCTGTGGATCGAGTTGGAAGACCTGCCGGCCAGCGAGCTTCCCGCCCCCGCCGTGAGCGCTGTCACGGCCGACACCGTCGTGCCGTTCGCCCGGCGCTCCAAGCCGCCCGCGAGGCGCTGGGTCTGGACCGGCCTCGCGACAGCCGCCGCCGCGGCCGCCGTTGTCGTCGCCGTTCTGCCGCAACTGACTCGCCCGACCTTCACCGACTACGCGACCCAGCGCGGCGAGACCCGCGAGGTGGCCCTGGCCGACGGCTCGCGCCTGACCTTGGGCGGGGCCACGACCCTGCGCGTACGCCTGTCCCGCGCCCAGCGCGATGTCACCCTCGTAGACGGCGAGGCCAGCTTCGATGTCGCCCACCTGGAAAACCGTCCCTTCGTGGTCGCCGTGGCCGATCGAGAGGTCCGCGTGCTGGGCACCGAGTTCAATATCCTGAGCCATGACGACCGCCTGGCCGTCACCGTGCGTCGAGGTCTGGTTTCGGTATCCGGCGGGTCGGACGGCGCGGTGCGCCTGGCCAAGGGTCAGCAGTTGATCCACGTCGGGAACGCGACGACATCGCTGGTGCGCACGACCGATCCCGACGCGGCCTTCGCCTGGAAATCCGGGAAGCTGGTCTATCGCGAGACGCCCCTGACCGAGGTCGTGGCCGACCTGAACCGCTATGTCGCCACGCCAATACGGGTTGATCCCAGCGCCGCCTCGGTCAAGGTGTCCGGCGTGCTGTTGGTCGACAAGGAAGCGGCGATGATCCGGCGTCTGGAACTGTTCGCACCGATCATCAGCCAGCAGAGTGGCGGGGAGATCGTTCTCAAGGCCAAAGCGACCCGACCCTGA
- a CDS encoding alpha/beta hydrolase, translating to MSARPLRLAGRSGHGVMLIHGLTGAPAEMKPLAKRLARRGFEVHAPLLPGHGADEATLLRTTWRDWLDGLIETYDRFAAEVDTVSVAGICVGGALGLMLAAERPDIHSAAVYSMTFEYDGWNMPRFAVAAPVIQLFANLPGVRRLAWAETHPFGLKDARLRGLAERAPGGLIEGAIDRLPLGALYQMYRMGRRLERIGRAIETPTLILHARDDDMSHPRNAYRLEKALGGPTRLHLLDDSYHMIHVDQERDRVAAMTAAFFGAETPYAVESRELRSHV from the coding sequence ATGAGCGCTCGGCCCCTGCGACTGGCGGGCCGTTCGGGTCACGGCGTCATGTTGATCCACGGCCTGACGGGCGCGCCGGCCGAGATGAAGCCCCTGGCCAAGCGCCTGGCGCGTCGTGGCTTCGAAGTCCACGCGCCGCTGTTGCCCGGCCACGGCGCCGACGAGGCGACTCTGTTGCGGACCACCTGGCGCGACTGGCTGGACGGCCTGATCGAAACCTACGACCGGTTCGCGGCGGAGGTCGACACCGTGTCGGTGGCCGGGATCTGCGTGGGCGGGGCGCTGGGCCTGATGCTGGCCGCCGAGCGGCCCGACATCCACTCGGCCGCGGTCTATTCGATGACTTTCGAATACGACGGCTGGAACATGCCGCGTTTCGCGGTCGCCGCGCCGGTGATCCAGCTGTTCGCCAATTTGCCGGGCGTGCGCCGACTGGCCTGGGCCGAGACCCATCCGTTCGGCCTGAAGGATGCGAGGCTGCGCGGCCTGGCCGAGCGCGCGCCGGGCGGACTGATCGAGGGAGCCATCGACCGCCTGCCGCTGGGGGCGCTGTACCAGATGTACCGGATGGGGCGTCGACTTGAGCGGATCGGCAGGGCGATCGAGACGCCGACCCTGATCCTTCACGCTCGCGACGACGACATGAGCCATCCGCGCAACGCCTATCGCCTGGAGAAGGCGCTGGGCGGACCCACGCGCCTGCATCTGCTCGACGACAGCTATCACATGATCCACGTCGATCAGGAGCGCGACCGGGTCGCGGCCATGACCGCGGCCTTCTTCGGAGCGGAGACGCCATACGCGGTCGAGAGCCGGGAACTGAGGTCCCATGTTTGA
- a CDS encoding RNA polymerase sigma factor — translation MEDLQDLSPLAAAYLERREDMRRFFLARLGGRGDVEDLVQELYLKVQAVTDEAIDNPPAYLYRLASNLMLDRLRRAKRAGARETEWRRTNHTTIGALDVAEEPDAESAVIARQRLEKITEALKTLSPVTQQVFRLHKFEGLTHVETAARLGISRSSVEKHVSLALGHLVKRVGR, via the coding sequence ATGGAAGACCTGCAGGACCTCTCCCCGCTGGCGGCCGCCTATCTGGAGCGGCGCGAGGACATGCGCCGGTTCTTCCTGGCGCGCCTGGGCGGCCGGGGAGATGTCGAGGATCTGGTCCAGGAGCTGTATCTGAAGGTCCAGGCGGTGACGGACGAGGCGATCGACAATCCGCCCGCCTATCTCTACCGCCTGGCCTCGAACCTGATGCTCGACCGCCTACGCCGCGCCAAGCGGGCCGGCGCACGCGAAACCGAATGGCGACGAACCAACCACACCACGATCGGCGCGCTCGACGTGGCCGAGGAACCCGACGCCGAGAGCGCGGTCATCGCCCGCCAGCGGCTTGAAAAGATCACCGAGGCGCTGAAAACCCTGTCGCCCGTCACCCAACAGGTGTTCCGGTTGCACAAGTTCGAAGGCCTGACCCACGTCGAGACCGCCGCCCGCCTGGGCATATCTCGAAGTTCGGTCGAGAAGCATGTCAGCCTGGCGCTAGGCCATCTGGTCAAAAGGGTCGGGCGATGA
- a CDS encoding EamA family transporter: MKANLAWPMWALMSAAFAALTAILAKVGVSQINSDLATFVRTVVILIALAIFVTATGQWQAPSEVTRRSWLFLGLSGLATGASWVCYFRALKIGDAARVAPVDKLSVVLVAVFGAAFLGERLSPANWAGVALIAAGVLLVTLRA, from the coding sequence ATGAAGGCGAACCTGGCTTGGCCGATGTGGGCCCTGATGTCGGCGGCCTTCGCGGCGTTGACGGCGATCCTGGCCAAGGTCGGGGTTTCCCAGATCAATTCCGATCTGGCGACCTTTGTACGCACCGTGGTGATCCTGATCGCGCTGGCCATTTTCGTCACCGCGACTGGCCAGTGGCAGGCTCCAAGCGAGGTCACGCGTCGAAGCTGGCTGTTCCTGGGGCTCTCGGGCTTGGCGACCGGAGCGTCGTGGGTGTGCTACTTCCGCGCCTTGAAGATCGGCGACGCGGCGCGGGTCGCGCCGGTCGACAAACTCAGCGTGGTTCTGGTCGCCGTGTTCGGCGCGGCCTTCCTCGGCGAGCGCCTCAGCCCGGCCAACTGGGCGGGCGTCGCGTTGATCGCCGCGGGAGTGTTGTTGGTCACCCTGAGGGCCTAG